The Bos indicus x Bos taurus breed Angus x Brahman F1 hybrid chromosome 10, Bos_hybrid_MaternalHap_v2.0, whole genome shotgun sequence genome has a segment encoding these proteins:
- the THAP10 gene encoding THAP domain-containing protein 10, producing the protein MRCGNTTKSGKLLFRFPKGPGRATAVGPLRAGPPANWYRGSDSSVICSEHFAPACFDVSSVIQKNLPFSERLRPVAGAASILHSVSSLLKPTGKEEGDCAGGLGREESPRQSGSPRLPQGQPRVHSSGPRRGLSASQIKGHSKSPPRVLQEPQSVARLLYLMLSWKSHLTTKVFVNR; encoded by the coding sequence ATGCGCTGCGGCAACACCACCAAGTCCGGGAAGTTGCTGTTTCGCTTCCCCAAAGGACCGGGCCGTGCGACTGCTGTAGGACCGCTTCGTGCGGGGCCTCCGGCCAACTGGTACCGGGGCAGTGACAGCTCCGTCATCTGCTCCGAGCACTTCGCTCCCGCCTGTTTTGATGTCTCTTCGGTTATCCAGAAGAATCTGCCCTTCTCCGAGCGCCTGAGACCCGTGGCGGGCGCCGCGTCCATCTTGCACTCCGTATCCTCCCTGCTGAAACCTAcagggaaagaagagggagaCTGTGCGGGCGGCCTGGGAAGGGAGGAAAGCCCCAGGCAGTCAGGCAGCCCCAGGCtaccccagggccagcctcgtGTACACTCCTCTGGCCCACGAAGAGGGCTTTCGGCTTCACAGATAAAGGGCCACTCAAAGAGTCCCCCGAGGGTCTTGCAAGAACCCCAGTCTGTGGCTAGGCTCCTCTACTTAATGTTATCTTGGAAAAGTCACCTCACCACGAAGGTTTTTGTTAATCGGTGA